Proteins from one Anastrepha obliqua isolate idAnaObli1 chromosome 2, idAnaObli1_1.0, whole genome shotgun sequence genomic window:
- the LOC129239437 gene encoding nuclear pore complex protein Nup153 isoform X2, whose product MKARCLFVYSRSYSRVSSHRCFFHRGSAKSVKNIFFSDCSGLKLNWSPAVVSVLAMSAEYEASRNAARRSDIVQKTMKTDSSNDDDDTLEDLAGSANNSIIGKVKSRVSSIIPTSFSKWFSPSTRNNDSLNGSFSVGTARRRRRLEIEDDEEYVDDGDTNEDGVLSRSEYKENLVSRSDNANKDSDEDDSDNNSDDDSPNEPVVSTQRAHRTTKSSSSVNQPPSKRSRISFDATSTHHQPLIASTPAVGVCRRNINSHSYPLVEETLSKPSTSPSLSYFIETNVYNQKKMEQPATYAFLPAPDTDVNSQEKFANRLNTNEQQLESVTAISSRRTLHLPSTSQAAKERSVSMSFPSFKRQTLSGIRNTNNQNAVSPTINTSTTIIEEAFGKEEGDEFRRQDKQAEVQSDAKSRRKVNGSTLPFVGSKKQKLNGTDEPEVINVDADSASDSSDGCMDLPNNLTQRKTGLFNMSHLNCHNGNKSRTSSFGNGINFYSHLEGRKSLFSGGANIAESANALNNSTLSLTSLNRRQFNASIYGSTSALSDSRLLNTFSPFYKGKTTYGGAAAYKKFSAGSGASKICNLAPTIIRPTSSLSTLSSSNNSITANIGGTNAPGGVGSNGTENTSAISSTAKRILDLINGFATPLSEAKKMANTSVKANPQLLPQAKSRLNETDLQASRMIRLSQVRTPYARPAVTLQPTIRNSTLPPPVRELQVPSMTQLLQMKKMQSTTERSRQITMQNSGSTTRPIIGGSEYVLPIINENNVIDKEDSQTRQQQQPHTNKIKSKGRTSARITASKNVNNLEIDESPPPVNLPNIAFPLMQSVPKFDIALPKPPIVAPAGTIKPDFPKLDILPNSKSAVVELQTIGSSNNKNVFANKTASNLITDSKKIAITERSKDTEDFNSNGSDKKSVSANFSFKFSAPLTFEYVEDNASPGQNISAPSKNYKFSPPTSVCFGAVGTSESSTNRKVQSDGTVTPQLKSGSVLDALKKPFALPATPKENATNSESTEIKSGFGDKFKKSTSNKWECETCLIYNASDADKCVACETPRIKSSSIPPTEKSPSTTLLATTSSQFGAQFKKSSDEWECDSCLIRNKQQADRCVACETSRKGAATPSVLGARTWQSNSFGDSFKKKANTWDCPTCLINNKSDCTECVACQTKNPGSDSSSTCPKANTKNTHTFGFDNVAYPCSAQSNASSDIGFKSLAAAQMSAKWECDACMTRNDAARNKCNCCEQAKPGTTTPDVPANGPKFMFGSAASSKFTFGFGTNANGTSATDSGVGTTSVIAPNQKTDTENITGFVFGSTTKATTLPSGGSGFSFGIKPTSVSPKNEVTSKGSESKDVADSVNSSNPAVSEATPSASKLSTSTTSVGKNVVTTNTTVNFKFGVPPSCDTATTTTTAAPAVKFSLTKSDFAAKDVPAKSSEPNASFGESTTGGFKFGNSITNANLQPSASSFTFGVPAKSVSPETSTTTTTTNTFSFGASASAQPGQSLATSTATSTATVKPMFSFGGTTTSTTAATASTLASSSTTSSSTSASAFTNTAGGFSFGSSITGSATASPNPKPFIGSFIAPTAVSVAPSAVASAPGSTIPTLAAAPTNVFGTFGGSTSSAKTTTTSATPTLTSTAALPTTNTQIFGSSVSVESKPTASATMIFGSAGSKSAAIVSTTPAPFVFGSSSSIASTAGTATNTVLSGNIVAPATSWPKSGFAFGTSPASAGASNTNEAPKTVFGSFTTAAAPTVAASVASPAMNAGGSVFGSLAASSKTSGPSATFGSVAVNAAAVNPATLFGASASTSTTAAQTTQNLFGSVSAATSSFGAPPSFGSSTTNNTPTFGTVSSATFGSFGTAASSTSSDGASAPKKAEPAFNFGGNTSQIKSTGGFNFGMQANTTAKSAFNFTAPSGPTFNFTGSNSDAAKPFQFGATQSAPVFNFSGGAVEATPNAPFQFNAGTAPAPSNIFAPTPSAPNAPGAMQARRKIRQPTRRLTPR is encoded by the exons tGGTCCCCCGCTGTCGTAAGTGTCCTAGCTATGTCAGCAGAGTACGAAGCCAGTCGCAACGCAGCGCGAAGGAGCGATATAGTACAAAAGACTATGAAAACTGACAGCAGCAACGATGACGATGACACCTTAGAAGATCTGGCGGGCTCAGCAAACAAT TCTATTATAGGAAAAGTAAAATCGCGAGTGTCTAGCATAATTCCTACCAGTTTCTCAAAATGGTTCTCACCTTCAACGCGAAACAATGATTCTTTAAATGGAAGCTTTAGTGTAGGCACAGCACGCCGCCGTCGTCGCTTAGAGATTGAAGACGATGAAGAATATGTTGATGATGGTGACACTAATGAGGACGGAGTTCTTTCACGTAGCGAgtataaagaaaacttagtgAGTCGTAGCGATAACGCAAATAAAGACTCAGATGAAGATGATAGTGATAACAACAGTGACGACGATTCACCAAACGAGCCAGTAGTGTCAACGCAAAGGGCTCATCGTACGACCAAGTCTTCGAGCTCTGTTAATCAACCACCCAGCAAACGTTCTCGGATCAGTTTTGAT GCAACAAGTACTCATCATCAGCCTTTAATAGCTTCTACTCCCGCGGTTGGAGTTTGTCGTCGAAACATCAACAGTCATTCCTACCCTTTAGTAGAAGAGACGTTATCCAAACCTTCAACTTCGCCCTCATTAAGCTACTTCATTGAAACGAATGTATATAATCAAAAGAAAATGGAACAACCAGCAACCTATGCCTTCCTTCCAGCCCCTGACACAGATGTAAATTCACAAGAAAAATTTGCGAATAGACTAAACACTAACGAACAACAATTGGAAAGCGTCACTGCAATAAG CTCAAGGCGAACATTGCATCTACCCTCGACATCTCAGGCCGCTAAGGAACGATCTGTGTCAATGAGTTTTCCAAGTTTTAAAAGGCAAACGCTGAGCGGTATAAGAAATACCAATAATCAGAACGCAGTATCGCCGACAATAAATACATCGACAACCATAATTGAAGAAGCGTTTGGAAAAGAAGAAGGGGATGAATTCAGACGCCAAGACAAACAAGCTGAAGTTCAGTCAGATGCAAAATCACGCCGTAAGGTGAATGGAAGCACTTTGCCATTTGTCGGaagtaagaaacaaaaattaaacggCACAGATGAACCTGAGGTCATCAATGTAGATGCCGATTCCGCTTCCGATAGCAGTGATGGCTGCATGGATTTACCCAATAATCTTACCCAACGTAAAACTGGTCTATTTAATATGTCACATTTAAATTGTCATAATGGCAATAAAAGCCGAACTTCATCTTTTGGAAATGGCATAAATTTTTATTCGCATTTAGAAGGACGTAAATCACTTTTTTCTGGTGGAGCGAATATTGCAGAATCGGCAAATGCTCTTAATAACTCAACCCTGTCTTTGACGTCTCTTAACAGGCGTCAATTTAACGCTTCCATCTATGGCAGTACATCGGCATTGAGCGATAGTCGATTGCTAAATACATTCTCTCCTTTCTACAAGGGGAAAACCACATATGGTGGTGCAgcagcatacaaaaaatttagtgcAGGTTCCGGAGCGAGCAAAATTTGTAACCTTGCACCAACAATTATACGTCCAACATCGAGCTTGTCGACACTTTCCTCATCAAATAACTCGATCACAGCAAATATCGGGGGAACTAATGCACCTGGTGGTGTAGGTAGCAATGGCACAGAAAATACCTCTGCTATTTCTAGTACTGCCAAGCGAATACTCGATTTAATAAACGGCTTTGCTACGCCTTTAAGCGAAGCTAAGAAAATGGCTAACACAAGCGTTAAGGCAAATCCTCAACTTCTTCCACAGGCCAAATCACGTTTAAATGAAACGGATCTACAAGCATCGCGCATGATACGTCTTTCGCAGGTACGCACACCTTACGCCCGTCCGGCCGTAACCTTACAACCCACAATCAGGAACTCGACATTACCACCACCTGTAAGAGAATTGCAAGTACCATCTATGACGCAGCTACTACAAATGAAAAAGATGCAAAGCACCACAGAACGTTCCCGGCAAATAACAATGCAAAACAGTGGTAGTACCACGCGGCCAATTATTGGAGGCAGTGAATATGTGCTACCCATAATAAACGAAAACAATGTAATCGATAAGGAAGATTCACAAActcgacaacaacaacagccacatacaaataaaataaagagcaAGGGCAGAACTTCTGCTCGAATAACCGCTTCGAAGAATGTTAACAATCTGGAGATTGATGAATCACCGCCACCAGTCAATTTGCCTAATATTGCATTTCCACTCATGCAATCTGTGCCAAAATTCGACATAGCTCTACCTAAACCTCCAATTGTAGCGCCAGCTGGGACTATTAAACCTGACTTCCCCAAACTCGATATCTTGCCCAATTCAAAATCTGCAGTTGTGGAACTCCAGACCATCGGCAGCagtaacaacaaaaacgttttcgCTAATAAAACTGCAAGCAATTTGATTACCGATAGTAAGAAAATCGCCATCACTGAACGATCCAAAGATACAGAGGATTTTAACTCTAACGGGAGTGATAAAAAATCAGTCTCTGCAAATTTCAGTTTCAAATTTTCTGCACCATTGACTTTTGAATACGTTGAAGATAATGCTTCACCTGGTCAAAATATCAGTGCACCTAGCAAGAATTACAAATTTAGTCCACCAACTTCGGTATGCTTTGGAGCTGTTGGAACAAGTGAATCATCTACAAACCGAAAAGTACAAAGTGATGGCACTGTAACGCCCCAACTAAAAAGCGGTAGTGTGCTGGATGCCCTGAAGAAACCCTTCGCATTACCTGCTACTCCAAAAGAGAATGCAACGAATTCGGAAAGTACTGAGATAAAAAGTGGATTTGGCGATAAGTTCAAAAAGAGTACAAGCAACAAGTGGGAATGCGAAACATGTTTAATTTATAATGCTAGTGATGCCGACAAATGTGTTGCTTGCGAAACGCCACGCATAAAATCATCATCTATACCACCGACTGAAAAATCCCCTTCAACAACACTTCTAGCCACCACTTCTTCACAATTTGGTGCTCAGTTTAAAAAATCCTCCGATGAGTGGGAATGTGACAGTTGTTTGATACGCAATAAGCAGCAAGCCGATAGATGTGTCGCTTGCGAGACATCACGTAAAGGTGCCGCCACTCCTTCGGTATTGGGAGCAAGAACTTGGCAGTCTAACTCATTCGGTGACTcttttaagaaaaaagcaaacacCTGGGACTGCCCTACTTGCCTTATCAATAACAAAAGCGATTGCACCGAATGTGTTGCGTGTCAGACGAAAAATCCAGGGAGTGATAGTAGTAGCACTTGCCCCAAAGCCAATacaaaaaacacacatacatttggTTTCGATAATGTTGCTTACCCGTGTTCGGCTCAGTCAAATGCATCTTCAGATATTGGTTTCAAATCATTGGCTGCTGCTCAAATGTCTGCCAAGTGGGAATGCGATGCATGTATGACACGGAACGATGCAGCTCGCAACAAATGCAATTGTTGTGAACAAGCAAAACCTGGCACCACAACGCCTGACGTTCCTGCCAATGGGCCAAAGTTCATGTTTGGCTCAGCCGCATCATCTAAATTCACCTTTGGTTTCGGTACCAACGCCAATGGAACGTCGGCAACAGATTCAGGCGTTGGGACGACCTCAGTAATCGCACCTAATCAAAAGACTGATACAGAAAACATtacgggttttgtttttggcagCACAACCAAGGCAACTACATTACCATCCGGAGGTAGTGGCTTTAGCTTCGGTATAAAACCGACTTCTGTCTCACCTAAAAATGAAGTTACTAGCAAAGGCAGCGAGAGTAAAGATGTCGCAGATAGTGTAAATAGTTCCAATCCAGCAGTATCTGAAGCAACGCCTAGTGCAAGTAAGCTCAGTACAAGTACCACTTCTGTTGGTAAAAATGTGGTTACTACCAACACCACTGTAAATTTTAAGTTTGGCGTACCACCCAGCTGTGACACTGCAACGACGACGACCACTGCAGCGCCTGCAGTCAAATTCAGTTTAACAAAGTCTGACTTTGCAGCTAAAGACGTTCCGGCAAAATCATCCGAACCTAATGCGTCATTCGGAGAATCTACAACTGGAGGCTTTAAATTTGGTAATAGCATTACAAATGCAAATTTGCAACCATCTGCAAGTAGTTTTACATTCGGTGTACCAGCTAAGTCAGTCAGTCCAGAGACAAGCACTACtacgacaacaacaaacacattttCTTTCGGTGCTTCTGCGTCTGCCCAGCCAGGTCAATCATTAGCGACATCTACAGCCACGTCGACTGCCACAGTTAAGCCCATGTTTAGCTTTGGGGGTACTACCACGTCGACTACCGCAGCAACAGCATCTACGTTAGCGTCTTCGTCTACGACGAGCAGTAGCACATCTGCTTCGGCCTTTACAAATACGGCAGGCGGCTTCAGTTTCGGTAGCAGTATCACAGGTAGTGCCACTGCTTCTCCAAACCCCAAACCGTTTATTGGCAGCTTTATCGCACCCACTGCCGTTTCAGTGGCTCCGTCTGCAGTTGCCTCTGCGCCTGGTTCAACCATCCCAACATTAGCAGCTGCGCCCACCAATGTTTTCGGCACTTTTGGTGGAAGCACTTCTTCGGCCAAAACAACTACTACCTCAGCTACACCGACTTTAACATCCACTGCTGCCCTGCCAACGACTAACACACAAATCTTCGGCTCGTCTGTCAGTGTCGAGTCTAAACCCACTGCGTCGGCAACAATGATTTTCGGAAGTGCTGGCAGCAAATCAGCCGCCATTGTTTCAACTACTCCAGCGCCATTTGTTTTCGGGTCGTCGTCGTCCATTGCCTCTACAGCGGGAACAGCGACCAACACAGTTCTAAGTGGCAACATAGTTGCCCCCGCAACAAGTTGGCCTAAAAGTGGATTCGCATTTGGTACCTCCCCTGCCAGCGCTGGAGCATCGAATACAAATGAAGCTCCGAAAACTGTATTTGGCTCCTTTACCACTGCTGCTGCCCCTACTGTAGCCGCTTCTGTAGCTTCTCCTGCTATGAATGCTGGTGGTTCGGTGTTTGGAAGCTTAGCCGCTAGCAGCAAAACCTCAGGACCAAGCGCTACATTTGGTAGTGTAGCAGTTAATGCTGCAGCAGTGAACCCAGCCACATTGTTCGGGGCTAGCGCTTCGACATCCACAACGGCTGCACAAACAACGCAAAATCTATTCGGAAGTGTGTCGGCAGCAACATCTTCTTTCGGTGCACCACCGTCGTTCGGCAGTAGCACTACCAACAACACACCGACCTTTGGAACCGTCAGTTCTGCGACTTTCGGTAGCTTCGGCACAGCGGCATCGAGTACAAGTAGCGATGGTGCATCGGCACCAAAGAAGGCCGAACCAGCTTTCAATTTTGGAGGAAACACTTCACAAATCAAATCGACT GGAGGATTCAACTTTGGAATGCAAGCGAACACTACTGCTAAATCTGCATTCAATTTTACCGCACCAAGTGGGCCGACATTTAACTTCACCGGTTCGAACAGTGAT GCGGCGAAACCCTTCCAATTTGGAGCAACACAATCAGCGCCGGTTTTCAATTTTAGTGGTGGGGCTGTGGAG GCCACTCCGAATGCACCTTTCCAATTTAATGCAGGTACTGCGCCTGCCCCTAGCAATATATTTGC ACCAACTCCTTCAGCGCCCAACGCGCCGGGCGCCATGCAGGCTCGACGAAAGATCCGTCAACCGACAAGACGTCTCACACCACGGTAG